The following are encoded in a window of Ruminiclostridium herbifermentans genomic DNA:
- a CDS encoding response regulator transcription factor yields the protein MFKVLIVDDEPMAIEAIKLAADWAELNVSICGECTNGMEALSLAKEIRPDLIITDIDMPVMNGIELVKRVANEIDPDIKFIIVSGYDHFEYAKSAMQLGVQHYILKPVFKDEFSEVLLDILLSIEQSRKLKKICSVSTEFDIGVLFEQYLEGKIEEQDIITVLGPEIIQNTNAWAFASLDAIHNYIKEDCIEFKLFDKIKASLLPKGLGNGLVYPVFVNKGINGFVLGSTGGISIYEIAQILSSILKEVYKNSFYIALGNQVKELKLLSNSMREAEKAMEYRFYSTPSSILQYKDYEENSHSFNFENIEYMEELKNAFENIDIDRILKAIESIFGVFKEKHTAYEMIEMYINSIIYKMLSILTSMGENTEEILFLKDISMFFNRVKTINEMELKIKQCCIDFCKHAQDVKNRYKLADKIKVEEYIKENYKRNLTIKEISSKLYIHPTYLGSQISKWFGCSFNDYLHRLRMNEAEILVRSTDQKAYDIAQYLGYTSYGNFLEQFTKTFSMKPSEYRSMYKSNN from the coding sequence ATGTTTAAGGTTTTAATAGTTGATGATGAGCCAATGGCAATAGAAGCAATAAAATTAGCTGCTGATTGGGCAGAACTTAATGTGTCTATATGCGGAGAGTGTACTAATGGTATGGAAGCATTAAGTTTAGCTAAGGAAATAAGACCTGACCTGATAATAACTGATATAGATATGCCTGTAATGAATGGAATTGAACTTGTAAAAAGAGTTGCTAACGAAATTGATCCAGACATTAAATTTATAATTGTCAGTGGTTATGATCATTTTGAATATGCAAAAAGCGCTATGCAGCTTGGCGTTCAGCATTATATATTAAAACCAGTTTTTAAAGATGAGTTTTCAGAAGTACTATTGGATATTTTATTAAGTATTGAACAAAGCCGGAAGCTAAAAAAAATATGCTCTGTAAGTACAGAGTTTGATATAGGTGTTTTGTTTGAACAATATTTAGAAGGAAAAATTGAAGAACAGGATATAATTACTGTACTTGGTCCTGAGATAATACAGAATACTAATGCCTGGGCCTTTGCTAGTCTTGATGCTATTCATAACTATATAAAAGAAGATTGTATTGAATTTAAATTATTTGATAAAATTAAGGCTTCATTATTGCCAAAGGGATTAGGTAATGGACTTGTATATCCCGTATTTGTAAATAAGGGTATTAATGGATTTGTGCTTGGAAGTACTGGTGGTATTTCAATTTATGAGATAGCACAAATTCTATCTTCGATATTAAAAGAAGTGTATAAAAATAGTTTTTATATAGCGTTAGGAAATCAGGTCAAAGAATTGAAGCTGCTTAGCAACTCTATGAGGGAAGCTGAAAAAGCAATGGAATATCGTTTTTATAGTACCCCTAGCAGTATCCTGCAATACAAGGACTATGAAGAAAATTCACACAGCTTCAATTTTGAAAATATTGAATATATGGAAGAACTGAAAAATGCATTTGAAAATATTGATATAGACAGAATTTTAAAAGCCATAGAATCAATATTTGGTGTATTTAAAGAGAAACATACTGCGTATGAAATGATTGAAATGTATATAAACAGCATTATTTATAAAATGTTATCTATTTTGACATCAATGGGAGAAAACACAGAAGAAATACTTTTTTTAAAGGATATTAGCATGTTCTTTAACAGAGTTAAAACTATAAATGAAATGGAATTGAAAATAAAACAATGCTGCATTGATTTTTGTAAGCATGCACAAGATGTAAAAAACAGATATAAGTTAGCAGATAAGATAAAGGTAGAAGAATATATAAAAGAAAACTATAAAAGAAATCTAACTATAAAGGAAATTTCAAGTAAACTTTATATTCATCCCACATATTTAGGCAGTCAAATTAGTAAATGGTTTGGTTGCAGCTTTAATGATTATTTGCATAGGCTCAGAATGAATGAAGCAGAAATATTAGTTAGAAGTACAGATCAAAAGGCATATGATATTGCACAATACTTAGGATATACGTCATATGGAAATTTCTTAGAGCAGTTCACAAAGACCTTTTCTATGAAGCCAAGTGAATACAGAAGTATGTATAAAAGTAACAACTAA
- a CDS encoding ABC transporter substrate-binding protein, translating to MLGKKRLVSLFLALAMMGSVIAGCGGNTDSKDSETASTNTGSKDASLEPIEISFFISDPGQAATPDNKIYKLIQEKLGVTCNFEFLVGDKDQKIGVMIAGGDYPDVVSVDTFTNPKFTGAGALIPLEDLIAEHAPNLKKHYEPYKNKVKDSSDGHFYIMPDYGVFYNEYQTNIWQGPAFWIQKAVLAEFGYPQVKTLDQYFDLIEKYQAKYPEIDGQKTIGFEILSDGWRDFCLKNPPEHLIGHPNDGQVVVDYETNVAEFFWDKDYAKRYYKKLNEMYNKGLIDPETFTMNYDQYMAKLSSGRVLGTFDQFWNFSNADLTLKQQNKIERTWAPCAITYDESIKPYYQDRDVLNVNTGFAITTSCKDPVRVIKFFDTLLTEEWQKILGWGIEGEDYFVDENGQFYRNEEQRRNYEDQSWRLANMAYYLWYYAPKMEGSFSDGNACTPGFQKKEFYESLLDYDKNFLKQYGYEAWTQFLNDPPENRVSYPAWGIDLVDGSPASLANTKIGETGTKYLPKCILAKPGEFDKIWDEYVTELHKCDIQAYLDRINDQLKWRAENWK from the coding sequence ATGTTAGGAAAAAAAAGGCTTGTAAGTTTGTTTTTAGCACTAGCAATGATGGGTTCTGTTATTGCAGGCTGCGGCGGAAATACTGATTCAAAAGACAGTGAAACCGCTTCAACTAATACAGGATCAAAAGATGCTTCTCTCGAGCCAATCGAAATAAGCTTTTTCATCTCTGACCCAGGTCAGGCAGCTACGCCAGATAATAAGATTTATAAGCTAATACAGGAAAAATTAGGCGTCACATGTAATTTTGAATTCCTTGTAGGGGATAAGGATCAAAAAATAGGTGTTATGATTGCAGGTGGCGACTATCCGGATGTAGTTTCGGTTGATACATTTACTAATCCTAAGTTCACTGGTGCTGGAGCATTAATTCCACTTGAAGATTTAATAGCTGAACATGCTCCAAATCTTAAAAAACACTATGAACCATACAAAAATAAAGTTAAGGATTCATCTGATGGACATTTCTACATAATGCCTGATTACGGTGTATTCTATAATGAATATCAAACAAATATTTGGCAAGGACCTGCATTCTGGATACAGAAAGCTGTATTAGCTGAATTCGGATATCCACAGGTTAAGACATTAGATCAGTACTTTGATTTGATTGAAAAATATCAAGCTAAGTATCCTGAAATAGACGGACAAAAAACTATAGGTTTTGAAATACTTTCAGATGGATGGAGAGACTTCTGCTTAAAGAATCCTCCTGAGCACTTGATTGGACATCCAAATGATGGTCAAGTTGTTGTTGATTATGAGACAAATGTAGCAGAATTCTTCTGGGATAAAGATTATGCAAAGAGATATTACAAGAAGCTTAACGAAATGTACAACAAAGGTTTAATTGACCCAGAAACATTTACAATGAATTATGACCAGTACATGGCTAAATTGTCTAGTGGTAGAGTACTAGGTACATTTGACCAATTCTGGAACTTCAGTAATGCAGATTTGACACTTAAGCAACAGAACAAAATTGAAAGAACATGGGCTCCATGCGCTATAACATATGATGAGAGCATTAAGCCTTACTATCAAGACAGAGATGTATTAAATGTTAATACAGGATTTGCTATAACTACAAGCTGTAAAGATCCTGTAAGAGTTATAAAATTCTTTGATACATTATTAACTGAAGAATGGCAAAAAATATTAGGTTGGGGTATTGAAGGCGAAGATTACTTCGTAGATGAAAACGGTCAATTCTATAGAAATGAAGAACAACGTAGAAATTACGAAGATCAGTCTTGGAGACTTGCAAATATGGCATACTACTTATGGTATTATGCACCTAAGATGGAAGGTTCATTCTCAGATGGAAACGCATGTACTCCAGGTTTCCAGAAGAAAGAATTCTATGAATCATTATTGGATTATGATAAGAACTTCTTAAAGCAATATGGATATGAAGCTTGGACACAGTTCCTAAATGATCCTCCTGAAAACAGAGTATCATATCCAGCATGGGGAATTGACTTAGTAGATGGTTCACCTGCAAGCTTGGCTAATACTAAGATAGGTGAAACTGGTACTAAATATCTTCCAAAGTGCATACTTGCAAAACCAGGTGAATTTGACAAGATATGGGATGAATATGTAACTGAACTACATAAGTGTGATATTCAAGCTTATTTGGATAGAATAAATGACCAGCTCAAGTGGAGAGCAGAAAACTGGAAATAA
- a CDS encoding ABC transporter permease, translated as MANNISALNDNKNPREQIQLSLKTSKWKQIKNQKQLFFMSVPLLIYILLFYYAPIWGWLMAFQNYKPAKSFFDQKWVGLQHFEYLIKDEAFIRDFRNTLCMSVINLVLSFVTAVILALLLNELKNIFFKRTIQTISYLPHFLSWIIVCGIVQTTLSTEGGIVNEVLMAIGLIDSPVLWLSEGKYFWGIVGATNVWKELGWNTIIYIAAIAAIDPAQYEAADIDGAGRFRKMWHVTLPGIKPTIIILLIMNIGRVMDAGFEIQYILGNGLISDWSETIDIYVLKYGIKQFNYSLATAAGIIRSVISIILLFAANFIAKKLGEERLV; from the coding sequence ATGGCTAACAATATATCTGCTTTAAATGACAACAAAAATCCAAGGGAGCAAATACAGTTATCATTGAAAACAAGTAAGTGGAAGCAAATAAAGAATCAAAAACAACTGTTTTTTATGTCTGTGCCCTTGCTTATTTACATATTATTATTTTATTATGCACCAATATGGGGCTGGCTCATGGCTTTCCAGAATTATAAACCTGCTAAATCATTCTTTGATCAGAAGTGGGTTGGCCTGCAGCATTTTGAATATTTAATTAAAGATGAAGCCTTCATAAGGGATTTTAGAAATACCCTTTGTATGAGTGTAATTAATCTTGTACTTAGCTTTGTGACAGCGGTAATACTAGCACTGCTATTAAATGAACTTAAGAATATATTTTTTAAGAGAACAATTCAAACAATATCATATTTGCCACACTTCTTATCATGGATAATTGTTTGCGGTATAGTTCAAACTACTTTATCTACAGAAGGCGGTATAGTAAATGAAGTTCTAATGGCTATAGGACTCATTGACTCTCCTGTTTTGTGGCTGAGTGAGGGTAAATATTTTTGGGGAATAGTTGGAGCAACCAATGTTTGGAAGGAACTTGGTTGGAACACCATTATTTATATAGCAGCTATAGCAGCGATAGACCCCGCGCAATATGAAGCTGCTGATATAGACGGCGCAGGAAGATTTAGGAAAATGTGGCATGTAACTCTTCCAGGTATTAAACCTACAATTATTATTTTATTGATAATGAACATCGGACGTGTTATGGATGCTGGATTTGAAATTCAGTACATATTGGGTAATGGATTGATTTCTGATTGGTCAGAAACAATTGATATTTATGTTTTGAAATATGGTATTAAGCAATTTAATTATTCATTAGCGACAGCAGCAGGAATTATAAGAAGTGTAATCAGTATCATATTACTGTTTGCAGCGAACTTTATAGCTAAAAAACTAGGCGAAGAAAGGCTTGTATAG
- a CDS encoding carbohydrate ABC transporter permease, whose translation MNIKQRQLKIGDVVFTTFNTIFMLALAVVTLYPFLNTVAVSFNDGLDTIRGGIYLWPRIFSLQNYKAVFFSGTVYNAFFVSVARTVLSTVLNLFLTTMLSYTLSRREYVLRKQITVIVVLTMYFNAGLIPNYFLIKGLGLLNNFWVYVIPTLISGFNMIVIRTYILSIPESLVESARIDGAGDFRIFIKVIFPLCKPVLATIALFVAVGSWNSWFDTFIYCSSRQDLSTLQYELMKLLSSTSNANANPAMAAGIGASSQSAAGLVTPLSIRAAITIVAAMPIIVVYPFLQKHFIVGLSVGSVKE comes from the coding sequence ATGAATATAAAACAAAGACAACTAAAGATAGGAGATGTAGTATTTACTACCTTCAATACAATATTTATGTTGGCATTGGCGGTTGTTACTCTTTATCCTTTTTTAAATACAGTAGCGGTATCTTTTAATGATGGACTTGATACTATCAGAGGTGGAATTTATCTCTGGCCAAGAATTTTTTCATTACAGAATTACAAGGCTGTTTTCTTCTCAGGAACTGTGTATAATGCATTTTTTGTTTCAGTAGCTAGAACAGTGCTGTCAACAGTATTAAATTTGTTCCTAACAACAATGCTATCTTATACCTTAAGCAGAAGAGAATATGTTTTAAGGAAGCAAATCACAGTTATTGTTGTTTTGACTATGTATTTTAATGCAGGACTTATACCTAATTATTTCTTGATAAAGGGCTTAGGACTACTTAATAATTTCTGGGTATATGTAATACCTACACTTATATCAGGATTTAATATGATTGTTATAAGAACTTATATCCTAAGCATACCTGAGAGTTTAGTTGAATCAGCAAGAATTGATGGAGCAGGAGATTTCAGAATATTCATTAAAGTAATATTCCCTCTATGTAAACCTGTTCTTGCAACAATAGCTTTATTCGTAGCAGTTGGTTCATGGAATAGCTGGTTTGATACATTTATATATTGTTCATCGAGACAAGATTTAAGTACTTTGCAGTATGAATTGATGAAATTGCTATCATCTACTTCAAATGCAAATGCTAATCCAGCTATGGCAGCTGGTATTGGTGCAAGTTCCCAGTCTGCCGCAGGTCTGGTTACGCCATTATCAATAAGGGCAGCAATAACTATTGTTGCAGCAATGCCAATAATTGTTGTGTATCCATTCCTTCAAAAGCATTTTATTGTTGGATTAAGCGTTGGAAGTGTAAAAGAATAA
- a CDS encoding endo-1,4-beta-xylanase, giving the protein MDRYAHRIGTKQLKVEGKNGVPLSNQQVDICQKKHKFLFGCSEFTSIMYANNEIKDSEKEFYEERYNKFTNLFNYVTLPFYWANFEPIKGQPKTAKFKNAAKLWESKGLVIKGHPLCWHTLAPTWLLELNNADIIKEQLNRIYRDVTDFAGLIDMWDVINEVVIMPIFDKYDNGITRICNELGAVKLVSEVFKAAKESNPNAFLLINDFNTSEEYARAIEILLEADVPIDAIGIQSHMHQGYWGIEKTEKVLERFSRFKLPIHFTENTLVSGHIMPPEIEDLNDYQIPEWPTTQEGEERQAREAVMHYKTLFAHPLVESITWWDFADGAWLRAPSGFLTKENRVKPVYNEIYNLVKNEWWLNKQSFTTDENGFINLKGYFGEYELTYKGNNVTFELNNQDQKITLNV; this is encoded by the coding sequence TTGGACAGATATGCACATAGAATTGGTACAAAACAATTAAAGGTTGAAGGCAAGAATGGAGTTCCTTTGAGCAATCAGCAAGTTGATATATGTCAGAAAAAGCATAAGTTTCTTTTTGGATGTAGTGAGTTTACATCAATAATGTATGCAAATAACGAAATTAAAGATTCTGAAAAAGAATTTTATGAAGAACGTTACAATAAATTTACTAATTTATTTAACTACGTAACCTTGCCTTTTTATTGGGCAAATTTTGAACCAATTAAGGGGCAGCCTAAAACGGCAAAATTTAAGAATGCAGCAAAGTTGTGGGAATCAAAAGGATTGGTGATAAAAGGTCATCCTTTGTGCTGGCATACTTTGGCTCCAACATGGTTGCTTGAGTTAAATAATGCAGATATTATAAAGGAACAGCTTAACCGCATATACCGAGATGTAACAGATTTTGCTGGACTAATTGATATGTGGGATGTAATAAATGAAGTTGTAATAATGCCTATATTTGACAAGTACGATAATGGAATTACACGCATATGCAACGAATTGGGGGCTGTAAAGCTTGTCAGTGAAGTATTTAAGGCGGCGAAGGAATCAAACCCTAATGCATTTCTTCTTATAAATGATTTTAATACTTCAGAAGAATATGCAAGAGCAATTGAAATTCTTCTTGAAGCAGATGTACCTATTGATGCTATTGGTATTCAGTCACATATGCATCAAGGCTACTGGGGAATAGAAAAGACAGAGAAGGTTCTTGAAAGATTTTCCCGTTTCAAATTGCCAATACATTTTACTGAGAATACATTAGTGTCTGGACATATTATGCCCCCAGAAATTGAAGACCTTAATGATTATCAAATACCTGAATGGCCTACAACACAAGAAGGTGAAGAGAGGCAGGCAAGAGAAGCGGTAATGCATTACAAGACGCTTTTTGCTCATCCTCTAGTCGAATCAATAACTTGGTGGGATTTTGCAGACGGAGCGTGGCTGCGTGCTCCTTCAGGTTTCTTAACAAAAGAAAATAGAGTAAAACCTGTATATAATGAAATATATAACTTAGTGAAAAATGAATGGTGGCTAAATAAACAGAGTTTTACAACTGATGAAAATGGATTCATAAATTTAAAAGGATACTTTGGCGAATATGAATTAACCTACAAAGGTAATAATGTAACATTTGAATTAAATAATCAAGATCAAAAAATAACCCTAAATGTTTAA
- a CDS encoding glycoside hydrolase family 2 TIM barrel-domain containing protein: MIVEKFFENPKVLHVNTMDNRAYFVPYSNIDEALSADRTCSGRFHLLNGYWNFEYFNSIYDVTEKFYEPGYDFSKFNKIPVPGAWQNFGYDKHQYTNIKYPFPYDPPYVPTENPCGVYIRHFEIDSKFNNLRKFLNFEGVDSCFYLWINGNFVGYSQVSHATSEFDITDLVHEGTNTIAVLVLKWCDGSYFEDQDKFRMSGIFRDVYILFRPQEHIRDFFVKINLKNQYKQADISVELEYFNNQISIDYILYDVSGKNIIQKGKADGNCINFTVNHPQLWNAETPYLYTLVLSSGDEAISTKLGIREIKIENRVVHLNGQKVKFKGVNRHDSNPVTGPAVTIEDMLLDLMIMKQHNINAIRTSHYPNSPVFLELCDKYGFYVIDEADIETHGTTTIYVETKDGSEYPLLAHNPLYEETILDRVQRCVTRDKNRPCVVIWSLGNESGYGRNFENALRWIKSYDTSRLTHYESALYPPSGYKCDYSNLDLYSRMYASCEDIINYFENNNWDKPFIQCEFVHAMGNGPGDIEEYYELIEKYDGFCGGFVWEWCDHAIFMGKTEKGREKFYYGGDFGDYPNDGNFCIDGLVYPDRRPYTGLLEYKNVIRPVRIIKANIKDGKITIKNMLDFYNLKDYLYITYQVTKNGRVIYEGFIDDSSILNVKPHNEKVIYLNIDSINEGNCYIKFNYIQKNDMEFTKRGHVLGFDQIEVSVEKRYGTSSKIDSIIKKDMMAQASLNREGSRSEENQEVFDNNEQVNSEQSNLYVKENDKNVFVVGQNFKYTYNKNTGVFDQIVYNNEIILSKPMNYNIWRAPTDNDKIMSEKWKACGYDRTISRVYSTSVSQLGSSIRIVSELSLAAVHIQRILNISAQWLIGDNGTVAFNMQVEKNMEMPFLPRFGIRFFLPKEINNVEYFGYGPYESYPDKHRASYLGEFRAKVKDMHEDYIRPQENGSHWNCHYVKLLSDDGVGLAATNNETFCFNVSHYTQEELEAKKHNFELEESGYTVLCLDYTQSGIGSNSCGPELAKKYRFDAQRFEFNMTFKPIVGV; the protein is encoded by the coding sequence ATGATAGTAGAAAAGTTTTTTGAGAATCCCAAAGTACTTCATGTAAATACAATGGATAACAGAGCATATTTTGTTCCGTATTCTAACATTGATGAGGCTTTATCAGCAGACAGGACATGCTCAGGACGATTTCACCTGCTAAATGGTTATTGGAATTTTGAATATTTTAATAGTATTTATGATGTTACAGAAAAATTTTATGAACCAGGCTATGATTTCTCCAAGTTTAATAAAATACCCGTACCAGGAGCATGGCAAAACTTTGGGTATGATAAACATCAGTATACAAATATTAAGTACCCATTTCCATATGACCCTCCATACGTACCTACTGAGAATCCATGTGGGGTATACATCAGACATTTTGAGATTGACAGTAAATTTAATAATTTAAGAAAGTTTTTGAATTTTGAAGGAGTAGATTCATGTTTCTATCTTTGGATAAATGGCAATTTTGTAGGATATAGTCAAGTATCGCATGCAACAAGTGAATTCGATATTACAGACCTTGTGCATGAAGGCACTAATACCATTGCAGTATTAGTACTTAAATGGTGTGATGGCAGTTATTTTGAGGATCAAGACAAATTCAGAATGTCAGGAATTTTCAGGGATGTTTATATACTATTCAGACCTCAAGAGCATATACGGGATTTCTTTGTTAAAATAAACTTGAAAAACCAATATAAACAGGCAGATATATCTGTTGAGTTGGAATACTTTAATAACCAGATATCCATAGATTATATACTTTATGACGTTAGCGGTAAGAATATAATACAAAAGGGTAAAGCAGATGGGAATTGTATCAACTTTACAGTAAATCATCCCCAATTGTGGAATGCGGAGACCCCATATCTGTATACCTTGGTTTTAAGTTCTGGTGATGAAGCAATTTCCACAAAGCTAGGCATTAGAGAGATAAAAATAGAGAATAGAGTAGTACATTTAAATGGACAAAAAGTGAAGTTTAAAGGTGTAAATCGACATGACAGTAATCCAGTAACAGGTCCAGCAGTTACTATTGAAGATATGCTTTTAGACTTAATGATAATGAAGCAGCATAATATAAATGCAATTCGCACTAGTCACTATCCAAACTCGCCTGTATTTTTGGAACTCTGCGACAAATATGGATTTTATGTTATTGATGAGGCAGATATTGAAACCCATGGGACTACAACAATATATGTGGAAACCAAGGATGGCAGTGAATATCCTTTATTAGCTCATAATCCACTATACGAAGAAACTATATTGGATAGAGTACAACGATGTGTTACAAGAGACAAAAATCGTCCTTGTGTGGTAATTTGGTCTTTAGGGAATGAATCAGGATATGGCAGAAATTTTGAAAATGCTCTTAGGTGGATAAAAAGCTATGATACTAGCAGACTTACGCACTACGAAAGTGCATTATATCCACCATCTGGATACAAGTGTGATTATAGTAATTTAGATTTATATAGTAGAATGTATGCTTCATGTGAAGATATAATCAATTATTTTGAAAACAATAATTGGGACAAGCCTTTCATTCAGTGTGAATTTGTTCATGCAATGGGGAATGGGCCTGGAGACATTGAAGAGTATTATGAACTGATTGAAAAGTATGATGGCTTTTGTGGTGGTTTTGTTTGGGAATGGTGCGACCATGCCATCTTTATGGGGAAAACTGAAAAGGGTAGAGAAAAATTTTACTACGGTGGAGATTTCGGGGATTATCCTAATGATGGGAATTTCTGTATAGATGGACTTGTTTACCCTGATAGAAGACCTTATACTGGTCTTTTAGAGTACAAAAATGTTATAAGGCCAGTGAGGATAATTAAAGCCAATATTAAGGATGGAAAAATCACTATTAAAAATATGCTTGATTTCTATAATTTAAAGGATTATTTATATATAACTTATCAGGTGACAAAGAATGGAAGGGTTATATATGAAGGATTTATAGACGACAGCAGCATATTAAATGTAAAGCCTCATAATGAAAAAGTTATTTATCTTAATATTGATAGTATAAATGAAGGAAATTGCTATATTAAATTTAATTACATCCAGAAAAATGACATGGAATTTACTAAAAGAGGACATGTTCTTGGATTTGATCAGATTGAAGTATCTGTGGAGAAAAGATATGGCACTAGCAGTAAAATTGATAGTATAATTAAAAAGGACATGATGGCACAAGCTAGTTTAAATAGAGAAGGTTCTAGGTCAGAGGAAAATCAAGAGGTCTTTGATAACAACGAACAAGTAAATTCAGAACAGAGTAATTTATATGTCAAAGAGAATGATAAGAATGTTTTTGTTGTTGGTCAAAATTTTAAATACACCTATAACAAAAATACAGGTGTATTTGACCAGATCGTATACAATAACGAGATTATATTATCAAAACCAATGAACTACAATATTTGGAGGGCGCCAACAGATAACGATAAGATCATGAGCGAGAAGTGGAAAGCATGTGGGTATGATAGAACTATTTCAAGAGTATACTCAACATCAGTTTCTCAATTGGGAAGCAGCATACGAATTGTAAGTGAATTATCATTAGCAGCAGTGCACATTCAGAGGATACTCAACATAAGCGCTCAATGGCTAATTGGGGATAATGGTACAGTGGCCTTTAATATGCAAGTTGAAAAGAATATGGAAATGCCTTTTCTTCCAAGATTTGGAATACGTTTCTTTCTTCCTAAAGAAATTAACAATGTAGAATACTTTGGATACGGCCCTTATGAAAGCTATCCAGACAAACATAGGGCTTCATATTTAGGTGAATTCAGGGCAAAGGTAAAAGACATGCATGAGGATTACATTAGACCACAAGAGAATGGAAGCCACTGGAATTGCCATTATGTAAAGCTGCTTTCAGATGATGGTGTAGGATTAGCAGCTACAAATAACGAGACCTTTTGTTTTAATGTTTCACACTATACACAGGAGGAGTTAGAGGCAAAGAAGCACAATTTTGAACTGGAGGAAAGTGGCTATACAGTTCTTTGTCTTGACTATACACAGAGCGGAATAGGTTCAAACAGCTGTGGACCAGAACTTGCGAAAAAATACAGGTTTGATGCTCAAAGGTTTGAGTTTAATATGACTTTTAAGCCAATAGTGGGAGTTTAG
- a CDS encoding nitroreductase family protein, whose translation MNETLRVLKERRSVRRYKNEQITEEQLNQILEAGEYAPSGMGTQSTIMVVVQDKEMVKRLSKLNAKFTGAPDSDPFYGAPTVIVVLADSEKITCVENGSLVMGNLMNAAYAVGVNSCWIHRAKEMFESEEGRTLLKEWGIKDSYVGIGNCILGYYDSQYPEARPRKEGRIIRV comes from the coding sequence ATGAATGAAACACTTAGAGTTTTAAAAGAAAGAAGAAGTGTTCGAAGGTATAAAAATGAGCAGATTACAGAAGAACAGCTTAACCAAATATTAGAAGCAGGCGAGTATGCACCAAGTGGGATGGGTACTCAATCAACTATAATGGTAGTTGTTCAGGATAAAGAAATGGTAAAAAGACTTTCAAAGCTAAATGCAAAATTTACTGGAGCACCTGACTCAGACCCATTTTATGGTGCGCCTACCGTAATTGTAGTATTAGCAGATAGTGAAAAAATAACATGTGTGGAAAATGGTAGTCTTGTAATGGGAAATCTGATGAATGCAGCCTATGCTGTTGGAGTAAACTCCTGCTGGATTCACAGAGCAAAGGAAATGTTTGAAAGTGAAGAGGGACGAACGCTTCTAAAGGAATGGGGAATAAAAGACAGCTATGTTGGAATTGGAAATTGCATATTAGGATATTATGATTCCCAGTACCCTGAAGCAAGACCTAGAAAAGAAGGCCGTATTATTAGAGTGTGA
- a CDS encoding response regulator, whose product MIKVLLADDQLLFREGVKKILEQDKEITVVGCAENGKEAFKLCEQLSPDVVLMDIEMPVCDGVEGTKLIKSKCMRTKVVMLTVFNDDEKIQNALNYGADGYILKDINQEKLVLTVKGVAAGLGIMHKDTYSNIIKKVNSHSKISIIENKGLNVELSNRELSIIRLIVDGKSNKEIAESIYLTEGSVRNVISGILKKLNLKDRTQLGILAVKSGII is encoded by the coding sequence ATGATAAAAGTTTTGTTAGCGGATGATCAATTACTTTTTAGAGAAGGTGTTAAAAAAATACTTGAGCAAGATAAAGAAATTACCGTTGTTGGTTGCGCAGAAAATGGCAAAGAAGCATTTAAGCTATGTGAACAACTCTCTCCAGATGTGGTTTTAATGGATATAGAAATGCCTGTATGTGATGGAGTTGAAGGGACAAAATTAATAAAATCCAAATGTATGCGAACAAAAGTGGTAATGCTTACAGTATTTAATGATGATGAAAAAATACAAAATGCACTGAATTATGGAGCAGATGGCTATATACTAAAAGATATAAATCAAGAGAAATTGGTTCTGACAGTTAAAGGTGTGGCAGCTGGATTAGGTATCATGCATAAGGATACTTATAGCAATATTATAAAAAAGGTTAATTCACATTCAAAAATATCAATTATTGAAAATAAGGGTTTAAATGTTGAATTATCTAATAGAGAATTAAGTATTATTAGGCTAATTGTAGATGGTAAAAGCAATAAAGAAATAGCTGAAAGTATTTATCTTACTGAGGGAAGCGTCAGAAATGTGATTTCTGGAATTCTTAAAAAGCTTAATCTTAAAGACAGAACTCAATTAGGAATTTTAGCTGTAAAAAGCGGTATTATATAA